The following proteins come from a genomic window of Rutidosis leptorrhynchoides isolate AG116_Rl617_1_P2 chromosome 10, CSIRO_AGI_Rlap_v1, whole genome shotgun sequence:
- the LOC139873225 gene encoding pentatricopeptide repeat-containing protein At2g17033, with the protein MATTSIGLRLSAAAHHRHRSCNCINAALSKQGERFLTSIATTTNNNPATTIRSIRKFISSSSKSVALDAISHLVSPNNNSSFSRLSYLAFPLYMEISKTTWFDWNAKLIADVIASLYKHQRFDEAQMLILEVETKLAGRERDLCNFYCNLMDSHSKNQSKEGVFDAYGRINQLFSYSSSVYIKKRSYESIIGSLSVIDLPCEAEDLMVEMKNKRIRPSVFEYRSLSYAYGRLGLFDDMKRVIGLMEDDGFELDVVLSNMVLSSFGSHNELMEMVSWLQRMRKSKIPFSIRTYNSVLNHCPTVRSILQQPKGIKPTSLEQLFQDLNHDESKLVQELVEPSVLAESMELTSSELKLDLHGMHLGSAYLIMLQWFQELRVRCATKDYTIPHKVTVVCGVGKHSVVRGESPVKGLVKEMMLQMKSPLKVDRKNIGCFVAHGKVFMNWLSEISST; encoded by the exons ATGGCGACAACGTCCATCGGTCTCCGATTATCGGCGGCAGCGCACCACCGTCACAGGAGTTGTAACTGTATTAATGCAGCATTGAGTAAACAAGGAGAACGTTTTTTGACATCGATCgccaccaccaccaataacaatccAGCAACCACAATTAGGTCAATTCGTAAATTCATATCTTCATCTTCCAAATCCGTAGCTCTCGACGCAATTTCTCATCTCGTATCTCCAAACAATAACTCCTCATTTTCTCGTCTCTCTTATCTCGCATTCCCC TTATACATGGAGATCAGTAAAACGACATGGTTTGATTGGAACGCTAAACTAATAGCTGATGTTATTGCTTCACTCTACAAGCATCAAAGATTCGATGAGGCACAGATGTTAATATTAGAAGTTGAAACGAAATTAGCGGGTAGAGAACGAGATCTCTGTAACTTTTATTGTAACTTAATGGATTCACATTCGAAGAACCAATCGAAGGAAGGAGTGTTTGATGCGTATGGACGGATCAATCAACTTTTTTCGTATTCGTCGTCTGTTTACATAAAGAAACGGTCGTATGAATCGATAATTGGAAGTTTATCTGTGATTGATTTGCCTTGTGAAGCTGAGGATTTGATGGTGGAGATGAAGAATAAACGGATTAGACCGTCTGTGTTTGAATATCGGTCGTTGAGTTATGCATATGGAAGATTAGGGTTGTTTGATGATATGAAGAGAGTTATAGGTTTAATGGAGGATGATGGTTTTGAATTGGATGTGGTTTTGTCAAATATGGTGCTTTCTTCGTTCGGATCTCATAACGAGCTCATGGAAATGGTCTCATGGCTTCAAAGAATGAGAAAATCGAAAATACCTTTCTCGATTAGAACCTATAATTCGGTTTTGAACCATTGTCCTACTGTAAGATCAATCTTACAACAACCAAAAGGGATCAAACCCACATCCTTAGAGCAACTGTTTCAAGACTTGAACCATGATGAATCTAAATTGGTTCAAGAGTTGGTTGAGCCATCAGTTTTGGCTGAGTCAATGGAGTTGACTTCTTCGGAACTTAAGCTTGATTTGCATGGCATGCATTTGGGTTCTGCGTACTTGATTATGCTACAATGGTTTCAGGAGCTTCGTGTGAGATGTGCAACAAAGGATTATACGATTCCTCATAAGGTTACAGTTGTGTGCGGTGTAGGCAAACACAGTGTCGTGAGAGGTGAATCACCAGTTAAAGGATTGGTTAAAGAGATGATGTTGCAAATGAAGAGTCCCTTGAAGGTTGATAGAAAGAATATTGGGTGCTTTGTTGCACATGGAAAAGTTTTTATGAATTGGTTATCTGAAATTTCCTCTACATAA
- the LOC139871694 gene encoding serine/threonine-protein kinase ATR, whose product MANLSSLLHELRERIADDDDASLELRFRAVIPNLLHAYVLPSSSANEREVIAILKLLTYTVKKIPGVYFHGKASAVLPIICHILPFFSEPSFGSRHGIIFETLGSLLSLLCTGDRDAYRQFFQDVMGVVQDLLSIATVANNTSKPDLEVSLRCFDESLAAVSSDSIVLSELPACNKPVDGSGIMINLTGLARWQPFATWMIKICCKFLTEGALNVEGLINAPFVMAACKLLCYGDAALQMACFDLVRIMRAVVSDAIIPSENMILSISAILSEADDRCPVFRDTTYDASLGTCLQALYSSSADDIIKLTATDIISVFSESMQKTASSELKAALCGAYVRIAKVCPPHIWKPESLIYVLCSPKPYYGLIECFRVVLSILDPDLDGETTIGVDSSVEVRVGQKRPVQVLNTLNVKRQMIDGSKKFIPTSQNEGKKEYAEHIGSSLISFIECLKPPGDKANGLEPEICLTPLSMLCIVMCKHNWKQKLHQISRQMLEWIPWISEQANKNDLGGVDLSIYLEALHSLLLKQRFLPVKDELFSDNGNAAYLLQPVLNIPWNLSFMEAEPGQLLKMKCFCLQILSVMENSSLNGDELGILDLGLQDESEEVRSEAISAMSLIILCRFGTVEQIFKRFEFLSKEKNEKVKKSITISLGYFACVHGSCDGTASFTTNKCKLFLKENGKHSWTGDQLLRGFWCSTCDKSVIHNQESLLIIPEQHNMLDFDYTVLLRLFFTLIYDESEDVQLSCVSISGRILCHMNANTLQETKTEWIKAFDYLLLHRKKSVREEFSRHISCFIQHQILSGLFLNEQILLEKIRNGYEVANDPEIYETLLEVTAGIMGAADINGRLFLSSLFLLLDQLDNPHVIVRLSASKLIHRTCFLHQKGGLEQILSKYIHIRSEVYSYLSLRLAKSPKMVEEFAASLLDVQVEELIKKMIPVVLPKLVIAQQDNDHALVTLIELAKCLNTDMVQLIVRWLPKVLAFAVYQPDGDKLDCALQFYRDQTGTEKKEIFAAALPELLCDLVCSVDVGDSVDTNIRLSRVPQMIKEIAKILTGNEDVPGFLRNHFVHLLNSIDRKMLHTDDISLQVQATKRIEMLINMMGSHLSTYVPKLMVLLMHAIDKEPLQSDGLAVLHCFIRQLAKVSPSSSKHVISQVFAALIPLLEKQKDNSSLHMFKIVKILEELVFENKSVLEQHIYEFPPLPNIPSLKEVNKVIDEARGTMTFKDQLRVIVDGLNHENLNVRYMVACELSKLLKLKRDDVTVMVNGEGDSDMDVLSSLITVLLRGCAEESRTIVGQRLKMVCADCLGSLGAVDPAKVKNFSNQRFKIACSDDDLIFELIHKHLARAFRAAPDTIVHDSAALAIQELLKIAGCEASLVDNVSVKVNESSKMDGRGQRLWDRFTNYVKEIIAPCLTSKFHLPNVADSASAGPIYHPSLSFRRWIFNWVKKLTVHATGSRASIFSACRGIVRHDMQTATYLLPHLVLNAVKHGTEEARQGITQEILSVLDAAASDNVAGNNLGQSEVCIQAVFTLLDNLGQWVDDIQQELALSQSNSKQKVKDNSVNYSLDSDQLSLQCKHVSELLSAIPKVTLAKASFRCQAYARSLLYFECHVREKSGSFNPSAEKSGIFEDDDVSFLMEIYSGLDEPDGLLGLASLRKSKSLQDQLLINKKAGNWAEVLTSCEQALQMEPTSVQRHSDVLNCLINMCHLQAVVTHVDGLISRIPQYKKTWCMQGVQAAWRLGRWDLTDEYLDGADEDGLLCSSSESNASFDMDVAKILRSMRMKDQFSVLEKIASSKQALIAPLAAAGMDSYARAYPFVVRLHVLQELEDFHSILNGESFLEKSCVGQPEFIKVTQNWENRLRFTQPSLWTREPLLAFRRLVFGASGECGQVGNCWIQYAKLCRSAGHYETANRAILEAMATGATNVHMEKAKLLWSTRRSDGAIAELQQSLMNVPVEVVGSAAMSSITSLSLVPINKPSSPCKTQALNENRDVAKTLLLYSRWIHYTGLKQKEDVISLFSRVRELQPKWEKGYFYAAKYCDEVLVDARKRQEENVESGRRMGPSNSSTSSLASSSSEKPWWLFLPDVLLFYAKGLHRGHKNLFQALPRLLTLWFEFGSIYQRKGSSSNKDMKSVHQKVMSIMRGCLKDLPTYQWLTVLPQLVSRICHQNEEIVRVVKHIITSVLRQYTQQALWIMAAVSKSTVPSRREAAAEIINSARKGSNQGAPSSLFGQFASLIDHLIRLCFHASQSRSTTINISTEFSALKRMMPTEIIMPTQGSINVNLPTYDTTSTTGFFSATDLPTIIGIADEAEVLSSLQRPKKIILLGSDGVKRPFLCKPKDDLRKDARMMEFNAMINRLLSKCPESRRRKLYVRTFAVIPLTEDCGMVEWVPHTRGLRHILQDIYITCGKFDRQKTNPQIKRIYDQCQGKIPEDEMLKNKILPMFPPTFHKWFLNTFSEPAAWFRARVAYAHTTAVWSMVGHIVGLGDRHGENILFDSTTGDCVHVDFSCLFDRGLQLEKPELVPFRLTQNMIDGLGITGYEGTFLKVCEITLSVLREHRETLMSVLETFIHDPLVEWTKTHKSSGVEVQNPHAQRAISNIEARLQGIVVGVGAAPSLPLAVEGQARRLIAEAVSHKNLGKMYIWWMPWF is encoded by the exons ATGGCGAACTTATCAAGCCTACTTCACGAACTCCGTGAACGAATCGCAGATGACGATGACGCTTCGTTAGAGCTCCGTTTTCGTGCCGTTATCCCCAATCTTCTTCACGCTTACGTCCTTCCATCTTCTTCCG CAAATGAGAGGGAAGTGATTGCTATATTGAAGTTATTGACTTATACAGTCAAGAAAATTCCTGGAGTTTATTTCCATGGAAAGGCCAGTGCAGTGTTACCAATAATATGTCATATATTACCTTTTTTCTCCGAGCCATCTTTCGG TTCTCGTCATGGAATAATATTTGAAACACTAGGATCCCTTCTATCCTTGCTATGTACTGGAGATCGAGATGCATATCGTCAGTTTTTTCAAGATGTTATGGGGGTGGTTCAAG ATCTCCTTAGTATAGCTACTGTGGCCAACAATACAAGCAAACCAGATCTTGAAGTGTCCTTGAGGTGTTTTGACGAGTCTCTAGCTGCAGTATCCAGTGATTCTATTGTTCTCAGTGAACTCCCAGCATGCAATAAACCTGTTGATGGATCTGGTATCATGATCAACCTCACAGGACTTGCCAGGTGGCAGCCTTTCGCTACTTGGATGATTAAAATATGTTGCAAGTTTTTAACTGAAGGAGCTTTAAATGTGGAAGGGCTGATAAATGCGCCATTTGTTATGGCTGCGTGTAAGCTCTTGTGCTATGGAGATGCTGCCTTGCAAATG GCATGCTTTGACTTGGTGCGCATCATGAGAGCAGTAGTAAGCGATGCCATCATCCCTAGTGAAAACATGATTTTGTCAATATCTGCAATACTGAGTGAAGCAGACGATCGATGCCCCGTGTTCAG AGACACAACTTATGATGCTTCCTTGGGTACTTGCCTTCAAGCGTTATACTCTAGTTCTGCGGATGATATTATTAAGCTCACCGCCACTGATATAATTAGTGTCTTTTCTGAGTCAATGCAGAAGACTGCAAGTTCTGAGCTAAAG GCTGCATTATGTGGTGCATATGTTCGAATTGCTAAAGTTTGCCCCCCTCATATCTGGAAGCCTGAATCATTAATCTATGTTCTTTGTTCTCCAAAACCTTATTATGGGCTTATTGAGTGCTTTCGAGTGGTTCTATCTATTCTTGACCCTGATCTTGATGGAGAAACAACTATTGGTGTAGATTCTTCTGTTGAAGTAAGAGTTGGACAAAAAAGACCTGTTCAGGTTCTAAACACTTTGAATGTTAAGCGACAAATGATAGACGGATCCAAAAAGTTCATACCCACCTCACAAAATGAAGGGAAAAAGGAGTATGCTGAGCATATAGGCTCCTCACTTATTTCGTTTATTGAATGTTTGAAACCTCCTGGTGACAAGGCTAACGGGTTAGAACCAGAAATTTGTCTGACACCTCTTAGCATGCTCTGTATTGTTATGTGCAAACACAATTGGAAACAAAAATTACATCAAATTTCTCGTCAAATGCTTGAATGGATTCCGTGGATTTCTGAACAG GCTAACAAAAACGATCTTGGTGGAGTGGATTTATCTATCTATCTTGAAGCACTTCACAGTTTATTGCTTAAACAGA GATTTCTTCCTGTGAAAGATGAGCTTTTCAGTGATAATGGTAATGCTGCATATCTGTTGCAGCCGGTGTTAAATATTCCATGGAATCTTTCTTTTATGGAAGCTGAACCCGGTCAGCTGTTGAAGATGAAGTGTTTTTGTCTTCAGATTCTTTCTGTTATGGAAAATTCCTCTTTAAACGGGGATGAGTTAGGTATTTTGGACTTGGGCCTTCAGGATGAATCAGAAGAAGTTAGAAGTGAAGCCATCTCTGCTATGTCATTGATTATTCTATGCAGATTTGGTACAGTGGAACAGATTTTCAAGAGATTTGA GTTCCTGTCAAAGGAGAAGAATGAGAAAGTTAAAAAATCCATCACCATTTCTCTTGGTTATTTCGCTTGTGTACATGGATCCTGTGATGGTACTGCAAGTTTTACCACAAACAAATGCAAGTTATTCTTAAAAGAAAACGGTAAACACAGTTGGACAGGGGATCAGTTATTGCGAGGATTTTGGTGTTCCACGTGTGACAAAAGTGTCATTCACAACCaagaatcattattaataatacCCGAACAACATAATATGTTGGATTTTGATTACACAGTTCTTCTTCGTCTCTTTTTCACTCTCATTTATGATGAATCTGAAGATGTTCAGCTTTCATGTGTGTCAATATCTGGAAGGATCCTATGTCACATGAATGCAAATACTTTACAAGAGACAAAAACCGAGTGGATAAAAGCTTTCGATTACTTGCTGCTTCACAGGAAAAAGTCTGTTAGAGAAGAATTCAGTAGACATATTAGTTGTTTCATTCAGCATCAGATATTGTCTGGTTTGTTTCTGAACGAACAAATCTTGTTGGAAAAGATTAGAAATGGGTATGAAGTAGCTAACGATCCAGAAATATATGAAACTCTTCTAGAAGTGACAGCTGGCATAATGGGTGCAGCAGATATTAACGGTCGACTGTTCTTATCATCTCTTTTTTTGCTGCTTGATCAACTCGACAATCCACATGTTATAGTGAGATTGTCTGCATCTAAATTGATTCACAGAACATGTTTTTTACATCAAAAAGGAGGTTTGGAGCaaattttatcaaaatatattcATATACGAAGCGAAGTTTATAGTTATCTGTCATTGCGACTTGCTAAAAGCCCGAAAATGGTTGAAGAATTTGCTGCAAGTCTTCTTGATGTTCAAGTTGAAGAACTTATTAAAAAGATGATTCCAGTAGTTCTTCCAAAGCTTGTGATTGCTCAGCAAGATAATGATCATGCATTAGTTACTTTAATTGAATTGGCTAAGTGTTTGAATACTGATATGGTGCAACTTATTGTTCGTTGGTTACCGAAAGTTCTTGCTTTTGCTGTTTATCAACCAGATGGGGATAAATTGGATTGTGCTTTGCAGTTTTATCGTGATCAGACTGGTACTGAAAAGAAAGAAATTTTTGCAGCTGCATTGCCTGAACTTTTGTGTGACTTGGTCTGTTCAGTGGATGTGGGTGATTCAGTTGATACCAACATAAG GTTATCAAGGGTACCTCAGATGATAAAAGAAATTGCAAAAATCTTGACAGGAAACGAAGATGTTCCAGGTTTTCTCAGAAACCATTTTGTTCATCTTCTTAATAGCATTGACCGAAAAATGCTCCACACAGACGATATTTCACTTCAAGTTCAAGCAACAAAACGTATAGAAATGTTGATTAACATGATGGGGTCCCACCTTAGCACTTATGTACCAAAACTCATGGTCCTTTTAATGCATGCTATCGATAAAGAACCACTCCAAAGTGACGGGCTCGCAGTTTTGCATTGTTTCATTAGACAATTAGCAAAAGTATCACCTTCTAGCAGTAAACATGTAATCTCACAAGTTTTCGCTGCACTTATCCCGTTACTTGAAAAACAAAAAGATAATTCTTCTTTGCATATGTTCAAAATTGTAAAAATATTAGAAGAACTTGTATTCGAGAATAAATCTGTTTTAGAACAACATATTTATGAGTTTCCACCTTTACCAAACATTCCTTCTCTAAAAGAAGTCAACAAAGTAATAGATGAAGCACGTGGAACCATGACCTTTAAGGATCAGTTGCGAGTTATTGTTGATGGTTTGAACCATGAAAACTTAAATGTTAGATATATGGTTGCTTGCGAGTTGAGTAAACTGCTAAAGTTGAAAAGGGATGATGTCACTGTTATGGTTAACGGGGAAGGTGATTCAGATATGGATGTTTTAAGCTCTTTGATAACAGTCTTGTTACGAGGGTGTGCAGAGGAGTCTAGAACTATAGTTGGACAACGGTTAAAAATGGTTTGTGCTGATTGTCTTGGATCACTTGGAGCCGTTGATCCTGCCAAAGTTAAAAACTTTTCTAATCAACGGTTCAAAATTGCATGTTCAGATGACGATTTGATATTCGAGCTGATTCACAAGCATTTAGCACGAGCTTTTAGGGCAGCACCAGACACCATTGTTCATGATTCAGCTGCTTTGGCTATACAGGAGTTGTTGAAAATTGCTGGTTGTGAGGCATCTTTGGTTGATAATGTTTCAGTCAAAGTCAACGAGTCAAGTAAGATGGATGGGAGGGGTCAAAGATTGTGGGACCGGTTTACTAACTATGTGAAAGAGATTATAGCCCCTTGTTTAACCTCAAAGTTTCATCTTCCAAACGTGGCTGATTCTGCATCTGCTGGTCCTATTTATCATCCTTCTTTGTCTTTTCGCAGATGGATATTTAACTGGGTCAAGAAACTTACTGTGCACGCAACGGGTTCACGCGCAAGCATATTTAGTGCGTGTCGTGGTATTGTACGCCACGATATGCAAACAGCAACGTATTTGTTACCACACTTGGTATTAAACGCTGTTAAACATGGTACTGAAGAGGCCCGACAGGGTATCACACAAGAAATTTTGTCTGTTCTTGATGCAGCAGCTTCGGATAATGTTGCGGGAAATAATTTGGGTCAAAGTGAAGTTTGCATTCAGGCGGTTTTTACCCTTCTTGATAATCTGGGTCAATGGGTTGATGATATACAACAAGAGCTTGCTCTATCTCAGTCTAATTCAAAGCAAAAAGTGAAGGATAATAGTGTAAATTACTCGTTGGATTCAGACCAGTTATCTTTGCAGTGCAAACATGTTTCTGAGCTTTTGTCTGCAATTCCAAAAGTGACCCTTGCTAAGGCGTCATTTAGGTGTCAAGCTTATGCTCGGTCTTTATTATACTTCGAGTGTCATGTGCGTGAGAAATCTGGATCGTTCAACCCATCGGCTGAGAAAAGTGGGATTTTTGAGGATGATGACGTGTCATTTCTAATGGAAATATACAGTGGTTTAGATGAGCCTGACGGGTTGTTAGGTTTGGCTTCTTTAAGAAAATCGAAAAGCTTGCAAGATCAGCTTTTGATTAATAAAAAAGCCGGAAACTGGGCCGAAGTTTTAACTTCTTGTGAACAGGCTTTACAAATGGAGCCCACTTCTGTACAAAGGCATTCAGACGTTCTTAATTGTTTAATCAACATGTGTCATTTACAAGCAGTTGTTACTCATGTTGATGGATTAATATCCCGAATTCCTCAATATAAAAAAACATGGTGTATGCAAGGTGTTCAAGCTGCTTGGCGGCTCGGTAGATGGGACTTAACCGATGAGTATTTAGATGGAGCCGATGAAGACGGTTTACTTTGTAGTAGTTCAGAAAGTAACGCTTCGTTTGATATGGACGTTGCGAAGATACTTAGATCAATGAGAATGAAAGATCAGTTTTCGGTTCTTGAAAAAATTGCATCATCAAAACAAGCTTTAATAGCTCCTTTAGCTGCTGCGGGTATGGACTCGTACGCACGGGCGTACCCTTTTGTTGTCAGACTTCACGTTTTACAAGAACTTGAGGATTTTCATTCTATATTAAACGGTGAATCTTTTTTGGAAAAGTCATGTGTTGGTCAACCAGAGTTTATAAAGGTAACTCAAAACTGGGAAAATCGGTTAAGATTCACTCAACCGTCTTTATGGACACGTGAACCGCTTTTGGCTTTTCGGAGACTGGTTTTTGGTGCAAGTGGTGAATGTGGTCAAGTTGGGAACTGTTGGATACAGTATGCAAAACTATGTCGTTCAGCTGGTCATTATGAGACAGCTAATCGAGCCATTTTGGAAGCCATGGCTACTGGTGCAACTAATGTTCATATGGAAAAGGCTAAGCTTTTGTGGAGCACAAGGCGTTCAGATGGTGCGATAGCAGAGCTTCAACAGTCACTTATGAATGTGCCTGTTGAAGTTGTGGGGTCCGCTGCCATGTCATCAATTACTAGTCTTTCATTGGTTCCTATTAACAAACCGTCATCACCTTGCAAAACTCAAGCGTTGAATGAGAACCGAGATGTTGCTAAAACATTGTTGTTATATTCGAGGTGGATTCATTACACCGGGCTGAAACAGAAGGAAGATGTGATTAGTTTGTTCTCTAGGGTTAGGGAGCTGCAGCCTAAATGGGAAAAAGGATATTTTTATGCGGCTAAGTATTGTGATGAGGTTCTTGTTGATGCTAGAAAAcggcaagaagaaaatgttgaatcGGGTCGAAGAATGGGTCCTTCGAATTCTAGTACATCGTCATTAGCAAGTTCAAGTAGTGAAAAGCCATGGTGGTTATTTTTACCCGATGTCTTGTTATTTTATGCTAAGGGGCTTCACCGAGGCCATAAGAATCTTTTTCAAGCTCTCCCTAGGTTGTTGACTTTATGGTTCGAGTTTGGTAGTATTTATCAAAGAAAAGGCTCTTCATCCAATAAAGATATGAAATCTGTTCATCAAAAG GTTATGAGCATTATGCGGGGGTGTTTAAAGGATTTGCCTACCTACCAATGGCTAACAGTTTTACCTCAACTAGTTTCTAGAATCTGTCACCAAAACGAAGAAATTGTGCGGGTCGTTAAACACATCATTACATCTGTTCTCCGACAATATACCCAACAAGCCCTTTGGATTATGGCGGCTGTTTCAAAATCCACTGTTCCTTCAAGGCGGGAAGCAGCTGCAGAGATTATAAACAGTGCCCGAAAAGGGTCAAATCAGGGAGCACCTAGCTCTTTGTTTGGTCAGTTTGCTAGCTTAATTGATCATTTGATTAGGCTATGTTTTCATGCAAGTCAATCTCGGTCAACAACTATCAACATTTCTACTGAGTTTAGTGCTCTCAAAAGGATGATGCCAACTGAAATTATTATGCCTACTCAAGGATCAATTAATGTTAATCTTCCTACTTATGATACAACAAGTACAACGGGATTTTTCTCAGCTACAGATCTTCCTACTATAATTGGAATTGCTGATGAAGCCGAGGTCCTTTCTTCACTTCAACGACCAAAAAAG ATTATTCTACTGGGCAGTGATGGGGTCAAGCGCCCATTTCTCTGCAAACCGAAAGACGATCTTCGTAAAGATGCACGGATGATGGAGTTCAACGCAATGATTAATCGCTTATTATCCAAGTGTCCCGAAAGCCGTAGAAGAAAGCTGTACGTGCGTACATTTGCCGTTATTCCACTAACAGAAGATTGTGGTATGGTAGAATGGGTCCCTCACACTCGTGGGCTCCGCCATATTCTCCAAGACATATACATAACATGCGGGAAATTTGATAGACAGAAAACAAACCCTCAAATTAAACGTATATATGATCAGTGCCAAGGGAAGATACCAGAAGATGAGATGTTGAAGAATAAAATCCTTCCCATGTTTCCTCCTACTTTTCATAAGTGGTTTTTGAACACGTTTTCTGAACCGGCAGCTTGGTTTAGGGCTCGTGTTGCATATGCGCACACTACTGCTGTTTGGTCAATGGTCGGGCATATAGTTGGTCTTGGTGACCGTCATGGAGAGAATATTCTTTTTGATTCAACTACTGGTGACTGTGTTCATGTTGATTTCAGTTGTTTGTTTGACAGAGGGTTACAATTGGAGAAACCTGAACTTGTGCCTTTCAGGCTCACACAG AATATGATTGATGGATTGGGGATTACAGGCTACGAAGGCACGTTCTTGAAGGTTTGTGAGATAACACTTTCAGTACTAAGGGAACACAGGGAAACTTTAATGAGTGTTCTTGAGACTTTCATTCATGACCCTCTTGTTGAGTGGACTAAAACTCACAAATCTAGTGGAGTGGAAGTTCAGAACCCTCATGCTCAG CGGGCAATAAGCAATATAGAAGCACGTTTGCAAGGTATTGTTGTTGGTGTTGGAGCAGCACCATCGTTGCCTCTGGCTGTAGAAGGACAAGCTCGTCGCTTAATTGCTGAAGCAGTCTCACATAAAAACTTGGGTAAAATGTATATCTGGTGGATGCCTTGGTTTTGA